From the Streptomonospora nanhaiensis genome, the window GAATCGGCTCTGGAACATCCGTACGCTCAACCTCATGGCCAGAGCCGGGATGATCACCCTTTCGGCTCCGGAAGCCTCGGACCCGGCCTCTGAAGCGGCGGACGATCCGGGGGAGAAGTATGTAGGGGCCCCTTCCGATACGGTCGTCAGTTCCATCGTGGTTGCCTTACGCGATGGCAGGACGAATGATCGAACGCACTTTCTGGAAACGTTCGATCGAACCAGGAAGCGCATTCTAGAGAGCCAGCGACTCGGTCTGAAACAACTCCGTTCAGCGCTGCGGGGAGACAGATGCATCGGCGAGGTCCTCGCGGAGTACTACGTCGTTGAAGGGCTGACCACCGCCGCAGCGTGCCGAGGGTGCCCCAGTTGCCGCAACGGGGGGTTGCCCGGTCAGGACCTGGTGGGTTTCTACCGGCGGCCATGGGTGCCGGTCCCGCCAGTGGTCGCATGGCCCGAACACCACCCGGGCGGGGTTCTTGGGAGGTTCCTGCCGCCCGGGCAGACCTGCCTCAGCATCACCTGGGACACCGAGCAGGAACGCCGGCACCTCCTCCCGCAGTTGCTGACGGTCCTGTGCCGCCGAGGTATGCCAACCATCGGCGGCGACGGATTGACCGCTGCCGAAGTACGGGAGATCCAGTCTGGCGCGCTGCCCCATCCAGTCGTGCACGACAACGACGGCGACCTCTTGCAGAGGCATCCCCGCCCTGTGATCTGGGTTCTCGGCTCCCAGGCCACCGCCATGGATTACCTGACGCGATTGCGCTTCGAGAGTGCGGACGTCCTCTACCTGGTCCATCCTCGAACTCTGGAGCATCCAGACAGACCTGGTTCCCCTCTCGCCGACATCCACACCCCGAGCATCTCGGTCCAGACTGCCTGGAGGACCCTGTAGTGGCTCTTCTCAACGACCCCGCATCGCTTCCGACACCCATGTGGACGGTGGTGCGCCTGCTCAGCACCGCCAAGAGGCCGATGCGGCTCGAACGAGTCAGGGAACTGCTGAACCCCCCGGCCCTGCGCGACGAAGGGAAGATGTTCACCTTTGCCGTGAACACCTTGCGCGACTACGGGCTGGTTTCCGATGAAGGTGGTCAACTCGCGCTGGCCGGCGCGGCCCGGCAATGCGACGGCCACGATGCGGACCATTTCCACGAGGTGCTGCGAGACGCGGTGCTGGCACCTCAATGGAACACCGGGATCGGCGAAAACGACAGCCAGAAGGATGCCCGCGACCTCACGCGGGCGCTGTGCTGGTTCCTGTCTCTCGAACCTCATCAAACGGCTCTCAACTGGGAGGAGGCGCAGGCCCGGCAGAAGGATGCCCTCAAGCCCCAGGTCAGACCGGCGATCATCAACGACTTCAGATGGACGCGCTTCGCCTACTGGTCGACCGCACTCGGGCTTGCCGCTCCGTCCCTGTGGACCGACCGCTTGACACCCGACTGCACGCTGGCGGTTAAACAGGTACTCAGGCGATGCTGGAGCCCCGGGGACGCGCTCGGGGCCGTGGACATGCTGCACCGTCTCCGCCGCGAATTGCCGGTGCTGCCGGGCGGCGAGTACTCCGTCGCCGTAGGCGTTCCCTCGCCAGGCGAGGACGCGGCCGGAGCGGCGCTGTCCTTCGCACTCCTCAGGGGAGAGCACGAAGGCTGGATCACACTCGAGCGTGATGCCGACGCACGCCACTGGCTCAGCATCCATGACCCCGAATCAGTACATCCGCTCCAATGCAGTTCCATTCGCCTGATGGAGGAGATCCGTGGCTGACTTTCAAGGCTTCCTGTGCTGGACACCGGAAAACGCGGCCACGACGATCAACACCGAGGCGATTAGCCCTTCGCCGGCCGTCTTCCTCGCCACGCACGCTCCCCTCCGAATCCGGCGGGCACGGATCCAAGGACGGCGGTTGACCCCGACCGATACGGATTCGGTGGTCGACGAAACGACCGTCCTCGGCGACTTCCTGAATCGGAGGGCCGACACAGGCGCGCTTCTGATGCCGGTGGTCGGCGACTCAGGATCCGGCAAGTCCCATCTGGTGCGCTGGGTGCGTGAACAGGTCCCCCCATCCGACAAGCGCCAGGTGATTTATCTGGAGAAGTCGCGGACCAGCCTCAAAGCCGTGATCGAGGAACTCCTCCGCGGGATCGAGGACGATGCTCTGACGAGCCTGAGAAACGACATCAACTCCTTCAGCGAAGGCGCGGACGAGACCGCGGTGGCGCGTCGCCTTATCAATGCCCTCAATGAGTCGCTCGCCGCGACCAGCAGCAGGGAGATGTCGGGGGACGCGCGCGTGCTCGTCGGGCCCAGGGGACTGGCGACGATCCTCCAGGACCCCTATATCCAGGAGCACATGCTGGCTCCAGGCAGGTTTGTGCCCCAGCTCGCTCACCAGTTGCTGCACAACCGCGAGAGCACCGCATCGGAACGTCCGCCCGGTTTCACCGTCGACGACCTGCCGCTGGACCTCAAAGACCCGACGCAGGCGGCCAAGGTGTCCGCCGGCCTCATGCGGCACCTGGTGGCGCGGTCGGCTCTGCAGGCGGCCGCCGTTGACCTTTTGAACCAGCACCTGGAAGCCGCGGTGCGCAGCGTCGCGAACCTGGGAACGGGGCGGCTGCATGAGGCCATGCTCCAGGTGCGGCAGGCATACGCCCGCCAGGGCAAGGAGATCGTGCTCCTCATCGAGGACTTCGCCCTTATCCAAGGGGTCCAGCGGGAACTCCTCGACGCGGTGACCGAGGCCGCCCATCGCGAGGGACGAGTGAAGTACGCGCCCGTGCGGACGTTGATGGCTGTGACGACCGGCTACTTCCAGGATCTTCCGGAGACCGCGATGACCCGGGTCTCCGCCGCCACGGCGGGGTACGTCTACGACCTGGACGTCCCGTTCAGCGAAGACGACATCGGCACGGAACCGATCGCTTCTTTCGTCGGCCGCTACCTCAACGCCGCCCGCCTGGGGCGCGAGGCGATCGAGCGCCTGGGGGGGAAGAACGCTCCCAACCAGTGTGAGACATGTCCGGTTATGGCGGAGTGCCATAACGCCTTCGGGGTCACCCAGGAGGGATACGGGCTCTACCCCTTCAACCGTCCCGCCCTCGTCCGCGCTGTGCACTCCGTCGCTCCGGCCAACCAGCCATTGGCCTTCATTCCTCGTACAGTGCTCGGGAGCGTGGTGCGGCCGGTCCTGGTGGAGCACGCCTCGGCGATCGCGGAAGGAACCTTCCCCGACAGCAGGTTCCGCGAGAGGTTCCGACAGGTAGAGCAGGACAAGGCGTTGAGCACTCCAGTCTCCGAGAAGGTGGATCTCCTCGACGAGTTGGACGGAGAACGTCGCAAACTCCTATTGGAGTTCTGGGGCGATGCGCCGGATGACCCCCGGGACATCGAGGCAGGTATTCTCGGTGCGTTCGCCTTCCGGCCGCTACCGCAGGACGACGACGCCCTCGGCAGGTTGGCGCCGCCGAGGTCTCCTGACAGGCGAGTAGAGGCGACAGAGGCGAAGTCCGTTCCTTCAGAAGGCGAACAACTTCCCGAATCGCTGCGTCGACGCCTCCTGATCATCGAGGAGTGGGCGAGCCGCGAGAAGGTCCTTCCGCAGGCGGTCGCTCGCGAGATCCGCGGCATCGTGATGGAGGCTGTCAGGCTTCGATACCGGTGGCAGTCCCCGCCGATGAAGGAGATAACCAAGACGGCTTTGAAGTCGGAAAAGGTCTGGCAGAATTCCTCGGTCATCGTTTCCATCGAGGGCGCTGGCGGTGAGAACCGCATTGGCGCGGATTCGGCCCCCATTCGTTTCAGGCGCAGCGCCGCCAACAGCCTGTTCTTCCAGAGCCTGGTCAAAATCCAGGCCAACGCCGGTCGCCCGCGTGCGGAGGACGTCAGGCGGCTTGCCCGCCTGGCAGATGTCCATGCCCGCACCTTCAATTTGGAGATCCGCCGGCAACTGGAGATCGACGACTCCGATCTGGTCATGGGGATCCGCGCATCACTGCTGGGAGCAGCGCTCGCCGGCCAGGCCCGGCCCGATATGAGTGAGCAGCAGTTGCTTTCCGCGGCGTTGGACTACGGCGAGGACTGGCAGCGCCAGGACCACGAGGTGAGGATCCGCCAGTGGAATTCGGTCCTCGAGCACCACGTGGCCCGCAGACGCGATCTCGTGGAACGGCTGCGCTTGAGTCTGGGCGTGGCCCAAGGTACTACGGGCGCCGTTCGTCTCATCGACGCGGCGCGTGCTCTCCCCCTCCTGCGGGAGGCGGCTTCTGTATGGCGGTGGGTGCCGCCGGACAGGCTCCCCTCCTGGATTGCGGACGCGGTGCGGGGGTTTTCCAACTGGGAATCGCTGATCGAACAGCAAGTAGCGGAATTGTCGCAGCGCCTGGATAGTGTGCGGAAGCGGTTGCCCGCTGGTGATTCTGGGCGGGAAGCGGCCGCTGCGGTGGCGAAAGCCCTTGATGGCACAGCCTCGGTGGGTCTGGGCCCGTCCTCAGAGACGAAGCGACGCCTCACCGACCTGATCGATAAAGCGGCGGCCGCTGACTGGCAGGTGGTCGGCACGCTGGAGGGCGACCTCACGAAGGTCCGGGACATACACGAGGGGGAGCGTTGGGAGGCGCGAGTCATCGCCGCTTCTCGGGATAGGGGTGAATCCCTCCACGTCATTCATACCTTCCTCATCGCCGGTGACACATGGCTGGATGAAGCACTGGCCCAGGCTGCGGCACGCAGTGACTCCCTCGGGGATTCCGCCGCAGAGCGAGTCCAGGGCCTTCTTGACGACTGGGGGGCTCTCGTGGCCGAGTATGAAAAGGAGCCGGAACAGTGACCGCGCCCGAGCCGTCCTCGGTGCTCGACAAGGCGCTGAAGCTCCAGAGTGAGATCCGCCGCTTGGACGCCAGTAACCAAGGGGTGGAGCAGGCCAAGCGTGTCGCTCAACGAGTCGACGAGACCACCGCCGCTCTGAGTGGACTCCGAAGCAGCCTCGAGGCCGCAAAGGCTCTTGCCACCCACACCGCTGCGGACATGCCCCGCACGTCGACACAGGGCGCCCTTGACACATTGCGACGCAAGGCGGCGGGTGGTCTACCCGACAATCGTGCCTTCACGGACGCACGAAGGAACATCGAAAGGACAGCCAAGGAGGTGTCCGCCCAGGTAGAGGAGGGCTGGCACGCCTGGGCGCAGGAGCGGTTGGCCTCGTTGCCCCTGCGCAACATCCCGGTTCTTGAGCGGACCCGCCAGGACGAGGCACGTCGAATGCTGCGCGATCTCAGGAAACAAGCCGCCGCTGACGTGCCGACCGCCACCACGCTGACGATGTTCCTCTCTCAGTACGACCACCTCAAGGAGCAGTTGGAGGAGTTCGGGGATGTCCCCGAAGAACTCGTGGCCTTGTTCGAGCGCCTGGATCGCGGCGGCCTGACCCTGCGCGATCTGACAGACGAGGAGGTCGCGCTGCTGCGTACCCATGCGTGGGACGGCGCGGTCGAGTTGCGCAGGAAGGAACTTTGACGGTGCTACCCCCCGAATTCATCAACCGTCTGCTGAACGAGCTCGAAGACAAGGAACTCCCCTTGCTTTCGTGGGGCGTCACCGGCGGCAGCCTGTCTGAAGACGAGGTGCGTCAGGCCATCGAGCGCGCACTGGCCGATGACCCGTCCGCCTCCACTGACACAACACCTGAGGCGGTACTGGAACGCCTGTGTCAACGGGCACTCCTCTTCAAGGTCCCCGGAACGGTGCCCCCGCAGTACAGGAGCAGGTTCGCTGAGGCCTTGCGGCTCACGGCGCAGTTGCGGCAGGTGTTCCAGACGTGGCCTTCGTCTGCGGAGCCCCCGGAGAACTGGTGGCAGAAGGGCAAGCGCCTTGTCGCCGACTACCGCCTGCACACGGCGCCCCGCCGATACCCGAAGCGGGACGTCCCCCCTGCTGAGGCCCTGGGGCACTTGTCACGGCTCAAGGGGTGGAGTGACCTCGCCGGCAAGGTCGCGGCCCAGCAGATCGGGGCGCGCAACCTCTCCCGCTTCCAAGTGGACGCCACCGAGGCGGTTTTTCGTTCCCTGCGAAGCGGGAAGAGCCGAGGCGTCATCGTAGGCGCGGGCACCGGCAGCGGTAAGACTCTTGCTTTCTACCTGCCGGCGTTCGCGGCAATGGCCGAGGCGGCCGGCAAGGGCGTTCCGCCTGTACAGACCCTGGCTATCTACCCCAGGGTGGAGTTGCTGCGGGACCAGGTGCGCGAGGCCCTGAGCACCGCGGAAGTCATCGCCGACGCGTTCGCCAGGGGATCAGGGCGTCCGCTGCGGTTGGGTGCGTTGTACGCCGACACGCTATGGCGTGCCCAGGAGCTCGACAAAACCCAGAGCTCCCTCTACAAGAACTGGCGTCGGGTCCGCGAAGGGTGGGTATGCCCATATCTCACCTGCCCGCGATGCGCCGTGGGCGACCTGGTCTGGCGGGAGAACGATCGCAGGGGCAACATCGAGCGACTGGTATGTGCCAAGTGCGGGAACACCATCCCGGAAGGGCGCCTCGCGCTCACCCGCGACACTTTGCTTTCCCGGCGCCCGGACCTTCTGTTCGCGACGGCGGAGATGCTCAACCGCCACAGCGCGAATCCGGAACTCGGCAGCCTTCTCGGCTGGTTGGGTGGCCCCCGCCCCTCCCTCGTACTGCTCGACGAGGTGCACACTTACTCCGGTATCCAAGGGGCCCAGGTGGCCCTGCTACTGCGGCGATGGCGCCACGCCGCCCAGAAAGGCGTCACCTTCGTCGGTCTGAGCGCCACGCTGAAAGACGCAGAGGGGTTCTTCGCGCAGTTGACGGGACTGTCGCCGTCTGACGTGCAGTACATTCAGCCCGCGCCTGACGCCATGGAGGAGGAGAGCCGTGAGTACGCCATCGCTCTCCGGGGAGACCCGACCTCGGGCACCAGCCTCCTTTCCACGTCCATCCAGACGGCCATGCTGTTCGGCCGGTTCCTGGTACCCAAGGAGTATCCGAACGACCCTGCGGCCCAATTCTTCGGCAGTACCGGATTCGTCTTCACCGACGACCTCGACGTCACCAACCGCTTCTACAACGATCTGCGTGACGCTGAAGGCAAGCAGTCGCGGTACGGAAAGCGCCTCGCCGGGGGAAGGACGGTTCTCGCGGCGCTGCGGTCCCCCGACCTGCCTCAGCACGACGCTCGCTACCGCGACGGCCAGTCGTGGGACCTCGTCACGAAGATCGGGCACCACCTCGATCGAGGACTGACGGCCCACGCGCTCGAAGTAGGACGCACGTCGTCCCAGGACACCGGTGTCAGCCACAGCGCCGACCTCATCGTCGCCACCGCCTCGCTGGAGGTGGGGTTCAACGATCCCCGCGTTGGTCTTGTCCTCCAGCACAAGGCACCTTACGATTCGGCGGCGTTCCTCCAGCGCCGCGGGCGTGCCGGTCGGCGGCGGGGCACCCGGCCGGTAACCATCGTCGTCCTGTCCGACTACGGTCGCGACCGTCTCGCCTATCAGGGCTATGAGTCTCTGTTCGCTCCGGAGTTGCAGGCACGCAGCCTGCCGGTCGGCAATCGGTACGTGCTCAAGATCCAGGCCGCCCAGGTCTTCATCGACTGGCTCGGGCGCGACCTCCGCCACAGGTACGGCTGGGCCGACGCCCGCCAGTTGCTGTCGCAGCCGTGGGACCTGAACAAGGCTGACTCACCGGATCGCAGTTGGCTCGCAGATCGCATCGAAAGCCTTCTGCGCGGAGACGAAGATCTGCACACCGACCTTGCGCGCTACCTTGAGCGGGCTCTTCAGGTGGATGCCGACGAGGTGCAGGCGCTTCTGTGGGAGCAACCGCGATCGCTGCTGCTCGGTGTCGCTCCCACGGCACTGCGTCGCCTGCGCAGCAAATGGCGACCGCTCAGCAACGATCCGGGCGCGGCGCCGAACGCGGTGCTGCCTGAGTTCATCACGCGCACCCTCTTCGACTCGCTCAACCTGCCGGAGGTCACATTCGATCTCCCGTTCGGGGACGGTGAGACCCAGGAGCACATGCCGGTGGCCAAGGCTCTCAGGGAAGCCGTGCCGGGACGCGTTAGCCGCCGCTACGGCCACAAGCGCGACGACCACCGCACCTGGCTGCCCATTCCCGACGGCGACGGTGATGTCCTCGAACTTGAGGACATCGTGTGCGAGGCGCATCCTCAGGGAGAATGGCGGTCCGGTGCTGCGGAGCCGGGCATCCAGGTCATTCGCCCGGACCGCATCCAACTGAGCACGCCGCCCGACGACATCGCCGACCGTTCCCAAGGCCGGCCGCTCTGGGCCACGGAAATCTCCGGGGCGGACGACATCCCCCCGAGCGAAGCCGATGTCCCTGATCCGTCTCCATGGCGTTCCCGAGTGATGTCAGTGGCCTTCGCGACCCATGTCGGGGGGAACGCGGTCGAGGTTCGTCGCCTGACCTATGGAGCCGACTGCGAGGTCAGTTGGCAGGGGAATGGAGGCAGCCAGCGTCGCAGAATCACCTACACCCATGGAGGCCGGCCCACAGCGCTCGGTTTCACCCTCGATGTGGACGCGATGCGGATCCGGATCGCCCCTCTCGACAGCGGCGACCCGTCGGTCCAGGACTACCTCCAGTCACCGGAATGGCGCTCCAAAGCGTTCTTCCGCACGGTCGCCGAGGATCCGCGCCTGGCCGAGGTGGCCAACACCTTCCAGCGCGATTGGCTGGCTCTCATCTACCTGACCGCGTTCTCCCTTGCCGGCCTGGACGACACCGACCGCAGCTCTGAGGAGGTGCTGGCCACCCTCGCAAACGGCTCTTGGCGGGACCGGCTGGACGAGATCCTCCGCGTGCTCTACCGCGAGGGCGACGAGACGGCCGAGTCGCCGTCGCAGGTCGCCAGTCGGCTCAGCGCCGCACTGACCGAACTCAGCCACGATCCCGTCGTCATCGAGGCGTTGGACCGCGCCGGCCAACTCCTCGTCGCGAAGGACGTGGCCGAGCGCACGGCGGTCCTTGCTCACCGCGCCTACGCCGACACCTTGGCTGCCGCCATTCTCGACGCCACACTCCGGGCCTGTCCAGACGCTCAGGACACCGACATCATCGTCGACGTCGAAAAAGAGCATTCGCCGGGCACCCCGGCCACCATCTGGCTCAGCGAGACCTCGATCGGCGGTCTGGGGGTCATCGAGAACCTGGTGCGGTTCTACAGTGATGATCCGCGGCGCTTCTGGTCCCTGGTGCGCAAGTCCTTGCAGCCCAACGAGTACGAGTACGTCGACGCCACACTTACCCGGCTCCTGCAGCACGTCGTGCACGACTCCCCTTCAGGCGCCGCGGCAAAGGCCGTCCAACGCCTTCGAGCGGCACAGTCGGCCGAGGAGTCCGACCATGCCCTGCGCCAACTCCGCGACGCGTGGACGGAACTCGACGGACCGCCGCAGCACAGCGCCATCGCCTCGCTCTCCACGCGCCTTCTTCGCCCTGGTAGCGGCCCTGACACCGACGCGGCCGCTTTGGGCCTGGTTCGCGCGTGGGACCGGCTCCAGCAGCGGCTCGGAATCGAGATCGACGCGCGAATCATCGCCTACACCGTCGGTTCCGGCAAGCTCGACATCGGAGGGCGTCAAAAACTCAGCGCGGATCAGGCATTCAGTGTGCTCTGGCCGCGCGGAGAGCGCGCGCGCAATCACCACCTGGAGCACTACCAGCCGTTCTTGGACCGGCCGATGGTTCTCGACCGCCTCCTTCTCGAGGCCGCATACGACGAGCGCCTGCCCCGCATCGACGTCACGGACCCCGATTGGCAGCAGCGCTACCAGGAGGCGATCGCCGATGCCGGCGCGGTCGAATTGAGTTGCCCCACTGGTGACCGCCGGGCCCTTAGCGATGCCGTGGCGCGCATACCGGCGTTGGCTGTCGACCGCGATGTCATGCGGATCTACGGCGAGGTCGAGGACATCACCCGATACGGCAGTGAGTTCAGGGTCCGGGTCGAGCTTCGGGAGGCCGAGCAGTGAGCAGTCTTGAACGGACCGTGCGCACCGGTGTCGGGACCGGCTTGCGGGCGGACTCCTTGATCGCGTCGGTGCTGCTTGCCGAACTCATCGCGCCAGGACACGACCTCTGGGTCGTCTCCGGCTGGATCAGTGACGTCGAGGTGCTCGACAACTCCCGCGGAGCGTTCGACGCGGTCCTCGGTGGAAGCCCATCGGCGAGATGCCGACTTTCGGAGATGCTCGCGCTTATCGCCGCCGCGGGGGCGCGAGTCCATGTGGTCACCAGACCGGGGGCGCACAACGAAACGTTCATTGCCCGTCTCCGCTCCCTGGTGCGCGACAATCGGCGACTGCACGTGGTTCTCGATCCCGACGT encodes:
- the dpdG gene encoding protein DpdG: MALLNDPASLPTPMWTVVRLLSTAKRPMRLERVRELLNPPALRDEGKMFTFAVNTLRDYGLVSDEGGQLALAGAARQCDGHDADHFHEVLRDAVLAPQWNTGIGENDSQKDARDLTRALCWFLSLEPHQTALNWEEAQARQKDALKPQVRPAIINDFRWTRFAYWSTALGLAAPSLWTDRLTPDCTLAVKQVLRRCWSPGDALGAVDMLHRLRRELPVLPGGEYSVAVGVPSPGEDAAGAALSFALLRGEHEGWITLERDADARHWLSIHDPESVHPLQCSSIRLMEEIRG
- the dpdH gene encoding protein DpdH yields the protein MADFQGFLCWTPENAATTINTEAISPSPAVFLATHAPLRIRRARIQGRRLTPTDTDSVVDETTVLGDFLNRRADTGALLMPVVGDSGSGKSHLVRWVREQVPPSDKRQVIYLEKSRTSLKAVIEELLRGIEDDALTSLRNDINSFSEGADETAVARRLINALNESLAATSSREMSGDARVLVGPRGLATILQDPYIQEHMLAPGRFVPQLAHQLLHNRESTASERPPGFTVDDLPLDLKDPTQAAKVSAGLMRHLVARSALQAAAVDLLNQHLEAAVRSVANLGTGRLHEAMLQVRQAYARQGKEIVLLIEDFALIQGVQRELLDAVTEAAHREGRVKYAPVRTLMAVTTGYFQDLPETAMTRVSAATAGYVYDLDVPFSEDDIGTEPIASFVGRYLNAARLGREAIERLGGKNAPNQCETCPVMAECHNAFGVTQEGYGLYPFNRPALVRAVHSVAPANQPLAFIPRTVLGSVVRPVLVEHASAIAEGTFPDSRFRERFRQVEQDKALSTPVSEKVDLLDELDGERRKLLLEFWGDAPDDPRDIEAGILGAFAFRPLPQDDDALGRLAPPRSPDRRVEATEAKSVPSEGEQLPESLRRRLLIIEEWASREKVLPQAVAREIRGIVMEAVRLRYRWQSPPMKEITKTALKSEKVWQNSSVIVSIEGAGGENRIGADSAPIRFRRSAANSLFFQSLVKIQANAGRPRAEDVRRLARLADVHARTFNLEIRRQLEIDDSDLVMGIRASLLGAALAGQARPDMSEQQLLSAALDYGEDWQRQDHEVRIRQWNSVLEHHVARRRDLVERLRLSLGVAQGTTGAVRLIDAARALPLLREAASVWRWVPPDRLPSWIADAVRGFSNWESLIEQQVAELSQRLDSVRKRLPAGDSGREAAAAVAKALDGTASVGLGPSSETKRRLTDLIDKAAAADWQVVGTLEGDLTKVRDIHEGERWEARVIAASRDRGESLHVIHTFLIAGDTWLDEALAQAAARSDSLGDSAAERVQGLLDDWGALVAEYEKEPEQ
- the dpdJ gene encoding protein DpdJ; the protein is MLPPEFINRLLNELEDKELPLLSWGVTGGSLSEDEVRQAIERALADDPSASTDTTPEAVLERLCQRALLFKVPGTVPPQYRSRFAEALRLTAQLRQVFQTWPSSAEPPENWWQKGKRLVADYRLHTAPRRYPKRDVPPAEALGHLSRLKGWSDLAGKVAAQQIGARNLSRFQVDATEAVFRSLRSGKSRGVIVGAGTGSGKTLAFYLPAFAAMAEAAGKGVPPVQTLAIYPRVELLRDQVREALSTAEVIADAFARGSGRPLRLGALYADTLWRAQELDKTQSSLYKNWRRVREGWVCPYLTCPRCAVGDLVWRENDRRGNIERLVCAKCGNTIPEGRLALTRDTLLSRRPDLLFATAEMLNRHSANPELGSLLGWLGGPRPSLVLLDEVHTYSGIQGAQVALLLRRWRHAAQKGVTFVGLSATLKDAEGFFAQLTGLSPSDVQYIQPAPDAMEEESREYAIALRGDPTSGTSLLSTSIQTAMLFGRFLVPKEYPNDPAAQFFGSTGFVFTDDLDVTNRFYNDLRDAEGKQSRYGKRLAGGRTVLAALRSPDLPQHDARYRDGQSWDLVTKIGHHLDRGLTAHALEVGRTSSQDTGVSHSADLIVATASLEVGFNDPRVGLVLQHKAPYDSAAFLQRRGRAGRRRGTRPVTIVVLSDYGRDRLAYQGYESLFAPELQARSLPVGNRYVLKIQAAQVFIDWLGRDLRHRYGWADARQLLSQPWDLNKADSPDRSWLADRIESLLRGDEDLHTDLARYLERALQVDADEVQALLWEQPRSLLLGVAPTALRRLRSKWRPLSNDPGAAPNAVLPEFITRTLFDSLNLPEVTFDLPFGDGETQEHMPVAKALREAVPGRVSRRYGHKRDDHRTWLPIPDGDGDVLELEDIVCEAHPQGEWRSGAAEPGIQVIRPDRIQLSTPPDDIADRSQGRPLWATEISGADDIPPSEADVPDPSPWRSRVMSVAFATHVGGNAVEVRRLTYGADCEVSWQGNGGSQRRRITYTHGGRPTALGFTLDVDAMRIRIAPLDSGDPSVQDYLQSPEWRSKAFFRTVAEDPRLAEVANTFQRDWLALIYLTAFSLAGLDDTDRSSEEVLATLANGSWRDRLDEILRVLYREGDETAESPSQVASRLSAALTELSHDPVVIEALDRAGQLLVAKDVAERTAVLAHRAYADTLAAAILDATLRACPDAQDTDIIVDVEKEHSPGTPATIWLSETSIGGLGVIENLVRFYSDDPRRFWSLVRKSLQPNEYEYVDATLTRLLQHVVHDSPSGAAAKAVQRLRAAQSAEESDHALRQLRDAWTELDGPPQHSAIASLSTRLLRPGSGPDTDAAALGLVRAWDRLQQRLGIEIDARIIAYTVGSGKLDIGGRQKLSADQAFSVLWPRGERARNHHLEHYQPFLDRPMVLDRLLLEAAYDERLPRIDVTDPDWQQRYQEAIADAGAVELSCPTGDRRALSDAVARIPALAVDRDVMRIYGEVEDITRYGSEFRVRVELREAEQ
- the dpdK gene encoding phospholipase D-like domain-containing protein DpdK; the protein is MSSLERTVRTGVGTGLRADSLIASVLLAELIAPGHDLWVVSGWISDVEVLDNSRGAFDAVLGGSPSARCRLSEMLALIAAAGARVHVVTRPGAHNETFIARLRSLVRDNRRLHVVLDPDVHEKTICGRDWMLTGSMNFTVNGLGSSKEQVTYTVDSRGVSQTHLDFAQQWRV